One Pygocentrus nattereri isolate fPygNat1 chromosome 23, fPygNat1.pri, whole genome shotgun sequence genomic window carries:
- the LOC108427290 gene encoding interferon alpha-inducible protein 27-like protein 2 yields MGLLTFAAAAAGAAGAIAVTPAVIAAMGFTAGGIAAGSVAASMMSSAAVANGGGVAAGSIVAILQSIGAAGLSTTGTAAVASAGTAIGTAIGLLL; encoded by the exons ATGGGCTTAT TAACatttgcagcagcagcagcaggagcag CTGGAGCCATTGCAGTAACTCCAGCTGTGATAGCCGCAATGGGATTCACTGCGGGTGGAATAGCAGCAGGGTCCGTGGCCGCCTCAATGATGTCCTCCGCGGCTGTGGCTAATGGTGGAGGGGTGGCAGCTGGCAGTATTGTTGCCATCCTGCAGTCTATTG GGGCAGCCGGGTTGTCTACCACTGGGACAGCAGCCGTGGCATCTGCAGGAACTGCTATCGGCACAGCCATCGGGTTGTTGCTGTAA